From one Humulus lupulus chromosome 8, drHumLupu1.1, whole genome shotgun sequence genomic stretch:
- the LOC133795644 gene encoding MYB-like transcription factor ETC3, which produces MADSEHSSCDDNFAHSQGQEEITSEEPIAREVELRFSEDEESLIIRMYNLVGKRWSLIAGRIPGRTADEIEKYWMSRNRNSNHSVITLEHSTT; this is translated from the exons ATGGCTGACTCAGAACACTCTTCTTGTGATGACAATTTTGCTCACTCTCAAGGTCAAGAAG AAATTACTAGTGAGGAACCAATTGCGCGTGAAGTTGAGCTTCGGTTCTCTGAAGACGAGGAATCACTTATCATCAGAATGTACAATCTAGTTGGAAAAAG ATGGTCACTTATAGCTGGAAGAATTCCGGGAAGAACAGCAGACGAAATTGAGAAGTACTGGATGTCTAGGAATAGGAACTCTAACCACTCCGTCATCACACTCGAACATTCAACAACTTAA